The proteins below are encoded in one region of Acidimicrobiia bacterium:
- the alaS gene encoding alanine--tRNA ligase produces MDASGLRSIWSEFFGAHGHTLAPSSSLLPTHPTAPMFTNSGMMQFVPYFLGEEPVPFTPPRAATIQKCVRLAGKHNDIDEIGRTRRHLTFFEMLGNWSFGDYYQLDAIKWAWELVLAAGFDGDRIWPTVHLSDDTAAAIWHEEIGIPMDRIQRLGPDNFWEMGETGPCGPCSEIHYDCGPEWGEAGGPAHGGADRYVEFWNLVFMQNFRHADGTLTPLPAQNVDTGAGFERWLMLLQGVPTVMDVDIMAPLLHTAQSVTGRTYGTEADTDWALRVLADHTRTMTFLVNDGVIPSNEDRGYVLRRLIRRAVRFAYLLGVNDLVLPELVVSCIDTMGDAYPDLAANRDAVLGIIEREEGGFRTTLSRGVTLLEETFATGATEVPGAVAFKLHDTFGFPVEVTQEMAAERGVGIDLDTFGALMGEQRRRAKDAGKKGDLYANRTSFQQILDDHGVTTFVGREEIEVEVTVLAVVPADDGTVSVFLDRSPFYAESGGQVGDTGHLTTATGTGEVVDTTYGLPGLHRHVVRPTAGTIEVGQVATAGIDNERRSAIRRNHTGTHILHWALRQVLGDTVKQQGSLVDPQRLRFDFGPSDALTVAQIQEIEDLANHDILANGPVRHYETTKAEATAAGAIAFFGDKYGDIVRVLEAGPHSTELCGGTHVAALGDIGPVKIVSESSIGSNLRRIEAITGLGPIDRIRAEERVLAELAEVLNVPVGEVVEGARKRLEDIKALREEVKALKRDAAGGQAGALVSQAVDGVLVARVAPMERDTLRDLALALRDQGLAVVVLATAPEAGGAAMVSAVAPDSGFNASALLEAAKQLIRGGGGQDPILAVAGGKDAEGIDAALETVRQAIGLSNQ; encoded by the coding sequence ATGGATGCATCCGGGCTGCGATCGATCTGGAGCGAGTTTTTCGGAGCCCACGGCCACACGCTGGCGCCCTCGTCGAGCCTGTTGCCCACCCACCCGACCGCCCCGATGTTCACGAACTCCGGGATGATGCAGTTCGTTCCCTATTTCTTGGGGGAAGAACCGGTGCCCTTCACGCCGCCGCGGGCGGCCACCATTCAGAAGTGCGTGCGCCTCGCGGGGAAGCACAACGACATCGACGAGATCGGCCGCACCCGCCGTCACCTCACCTTCTTCGAGATGCTGGGCAACTGGAGTTTCGGCGACTACTACCAACTCGACGCCATCAAGTGGGCCTGGGAACTAGTGCTGGCGGCCGGTTTCGACGGGGATCGCATCTGGCCCACCGTGCATCTCAGCGACGACACCGCCGCGGCGATCTGGCACGAGGAGATCGGGATCCCGATGGACCGGATCCAGCGCCTCGGCCCGGACAACTTCTGGGAGATGGGCGAGACCGGACCATGCGGTCCGTGTTCGGAGATCCACTACGACTGCGGTCCGGAATGGGGCGAGGCCGGCGGCCCGGCCCACGGCGGAGCCGACCGCTACGTGGAGTTCTGGAACCTCGTGTTCATGCAGAACTTCCGCCACGCCGACGGCACCCTTACCCCCCTGCCTGCTCAGAACGTGGATACCGGCGCCGGCTTCGAACGTTGGCTCATGCTCCTGCAGGGTGTCCCCACCGTCATGGACGTGGACATCATGGCTCCGCTCCTGCACACCGCGCAGTCGGTGACCGGGCGCACCTACGGCACCGAAGCCGACACCGACTGGGCGCTGCGGGTGTTGGCTGACCACACCCGCACGATGACCTTCCTCGTGAACGATGGCGTGATTCCGTCGAATGAGGATCGCGGCTACGTGCTGCGTCGCCTGATTCGCCGCGCGGTGCGATTCGCCTACCTCCTCGGCGTGAACGATCTGGTGCTCCCAGAGCTCGTCGTGAGTTGTATCGACACGATGGGCGACGCCTACCCCGACCTCGCCGCCAACCGCGACGCGGTGCTGGGCATCATCGAACGGGAAGAGGGCGGTTTCCGTACCACCCTCAGTCGGGGGGTAACCCTGCTCGAGGAGACCTTCGCCACCGGTGCGACCGAGGTGCCCGGCGCGGTGGCCTTCAAACTCCACGACACCTTCGGCTTCCCGGTGGAGGTCACCCAGGAGATGGCCGCCGAGCGCGGAGTGGGCATCGATCTGGATACCTTCGGAGCATTGATGGGGGAGCAGCGACGGCGCGCCAAAGACGCGGGCAAGAAGGGCGACCTGTACGCCAACCGCACCAGTTTCCAACAGATCCTCGACGACCATGGCGTGACCACCTTTGTGGGGCGCGAGGAGATCGAGGTCGAAGTGACAGTGCTGGCGGTGGTGCCCGCCGACGACGGCACCGTGTCGGTGTTTCTGGATCGCAGCCCGTTTTACGCCGAGTCCGGTGGCCAGGTGGGCGACACCGGTCACCTCACCACCGCCACCGGAACCGGTGAGGTGGTGGACACCACCTACGGCCTCCCCGGCCTGCACCGCCATGTAGTGCGCCCCACCGCTGGAACCATTGAGGTGGGGCAGGTGGCTACCGCCGGGATCGATAACGAACGCCGGAGCGCCATTCGGCGTAACCACACCGGCACCCACATTCTCCATTGGGCCCTCCGGCAGGTGCTGGGCGACACCGTGAAGCAGCAAGGGTCATTGGTGGATCCGCAACGTCTTCGCTTCGACTTTGGCCCCTCTGATGCTCTCACCGTGGCCCAGATACAGGAGATCGAAGACCTGGCCAATCACGACATCCTCGCCAACGGCCCGGTACGTCACTACGAGACCACGAAAGCGGAGGCCACCGCCGCCGGGGCCATCGCATTTTTTGGGGACAAGTACGGCGACATCGTGCGGGTGTTGGAGGCCGGGCCCCATTCCACCGAGTTGTGCGGCGGCACCCACGTGGCGGCACTGGGCGACATCGGCCCGGTAAAAATCGTTTCGGAATCATCGATCGGGTCGAATCTGCGACGCATCGAGGCCATCACGGGCCTGGGGCCCATTGATCGCATCCGCGCCGAGGAACGGGTGCTGGCGGAATTGGCCGAGGTGCTCAACGTGCCGGTGGGCGAGGTGGTGGAGGGCGCTCGTAAGCGACTCGAGGACATCAAGGCCCTGCGCGAGGAGGTCAAGGCCCTCAAGCGCGACGCCGCCGGCGGCCAGGCCGGGGCTCTCGTGAGCCAGGCGGTGGACGGCGTCCTGGTGGCTCGTGTCGCCCCGATGGAGCGCGACACGCTGCGTGATCTGGCGCTGGCCCTGCGGGACCAGGGCCTGGCGGTGGTGGTACTCGCCACGGCGCCCGAAGCCGGGGGAGCGGCGATGGTCTCCGCGGTGGCCCCCGATAGCGGCTTCAACGCATCAGCCCTGCTGGAAGCGGCCAAACAACTCATTCGGGGCGGCGGCGGCCAAGACCCGATCCTGGCCGTGGCGGGCGGGAAAGACGCCGAAGGCATCGACGCCGCCTTGGAGACGGTGCGCCAAGCGATCGGCCTGAGCAACCAGTGA
- the ruvX gene encoding Holliday junction resolvase RuvX, with the protein MRALGIDLGTKRIGVALANSEGTVATPYEVVPRSGSRTLDHARLATLAEEAGAVCLVVGLPLSLDGTVGPAAAAALDEATEIGEATGLPVVTWDERFTTVTADQYLMTQDLKADARRRVVDKVAAAIMLQGWLDHRRLSSASEDGPP; encoded by the coding sequence GTGAGGGCACTGGGCATCGACCTCGGCACCAAACGCATCGGCGTGGCCCTGGCGAACTCGGAGGGCACCGTCGCCACCCCCTATGAGGTGGTACCTCGCTCAGGGAGTCGGACGCTCGACCACGCTCGGCTCGCCACCCTGGCGGAGGAAGCCGGGGCGGTATGCCTGGTGGTGGGGCTACCGCTGTCGCTCGACGGAACCGTAGGACCCGCGGCGGCCGCTGCGTTGGACGAAGCGACCGAGATCGGTGAGGCCACCGGACTGCCGGTGGTGACCTGGGACGAGCGCTTCACCACCGTTACCGCCGACCAGTACCTGATGACCCAGGACCTGAAGGCAGACGCTCGGCGCCGGGTGGTGGACAAGGTGGCCGCCGCCATCATGCTGCAGGGGTGGCTTGATCACCGCCGCCTGAGTTCGGCGAGTGAGGATGGGCCACCGTGA
- the mltG gene encoding endolytic transglycosylase MltG, whose product MSNPPAHFSATRRPPEVAVDDNGIQDQPRPSRRRRVLVVLASLALVTVVVLGGSALWVSRQVTPPGGPGAEEEITVPVGASSRSIGAQLAREGIIGSALVWDWYLRINGGGPFEAGIYALRQNSAMADVIDVLAAGPRPAEERSFTVPEGLTVPETLARLASTEEGLGLDPVVMAGLLTDGQIVSSVLGPGLPSSEGILFPETYRVADDADAQMVLQQMVDLLDQTLIELEVDTAQSRFNLSPYEILIVASLIEEETKVPAERAKVAQVIYNRLRQGIPLGIDATSRYEAVLNGRSRDDIDFTSDSPYNTRLVTGLPPTPIASPGRESIVAALNPAEGPWTYYVLADASGNHVFTDSNSEFIKAKQRCAALGLGCG is encoded by the coding sequence GTGAGCAATCCGCCGGCCCACTTCTCCGCGACACGCCGCCCGCCCGAAGTCGCCGTAGACGACAATGGAATCCAAGACCAACCCCGGCCATCGCGGCGTCGGCGCGTGCTCGTGGTGCTGGCCAGCCTGGCCCTCGTCACCGTGGTGGTCCTCGGAGGATCCGCGCTGTGGGTGAGCCGTCAAGTGACGCCGCCGGGAGGCCCGGGCGCTGAGGAGGAGATCACTGTGCCGGTGGGCGCTAGTTCTCGCTCCATCGGGGCGCAGTTGGCGCGCGAGGGCATCATCGGCAGCGCCTTGGTATGGGATTGGTACCTCCGGATCAACGGCGGTGGCCCATTCGAGGCGGGGATCTACGCACTCCGCCAGAACTCCGCCATGGCCGATGTGATCGACGTGCTCGCCGCGGGTCCCCGTCCGGCCGAGGAGCGGTCTTTCACGGTGCCCGAGGGACTCACAGTACCCGAAACGCTGGCCCGGCTTGCCTCCACCGAAGAGGGCCTGGGCTTAGACCCGGTGGTCATGGCAGGGTTGCTCACCGACGGGCAGATCGTCTCGTCGGTACTGGGTCCGGGCTTGCCCTCCTCCGAGGGCATCCTGTTCCCGGAGACGTATCGGGTGGCCGATGACGCCGATGCCCAGATGGTGCTGCAGCAGATGGTGGATCTATTGGATCAAACCCTCATCGAGTTGGAGGTTGATACGGCGCAGTCCCGATTCAACCTCTCGCCCTACGAAATCCTCATCGTCGCCTCACTCATTGAGGAGGAGACCAAGGTGCCCGCGGAGCGGGCGAAAGTGGCCCAGGTGATCTACAACCGACTCCGCCAGGGCATCCCGTTGGGCATCGACGCCACCTCTCGCTATGAGGCCGTCTTGAACGGTCGCAGTCGCGACGATATCGATTTCACCAGCGACTCGCCCTACAACACCCGCCTGGTGACGGGCCTGCCGCCAACACCGATTGCCTCGCCCGGGCGGGAAAGCATCGTGGCAGCCCTCAACCCCGCCGAGGGGCCCTGGACGTACTACGTACTTGCCGATGCGTCCGGTAACCATGTCTTCACCGACAGCAACTCCGAGTTCATCAAGGCGAAGCAGCGCTGTGCGGCCTTAGGTCTTGGATGTGGATAG
- the aroE gene encoding shikimate dehydrogenase — MDVDRSSGVTLTGRTRTTGVIGSPIRHSLSPVMFNAAFVASGMDWAYLAFEVPEGRATSAMEALRALGIEGVSVTMPHKAAILPALDSMSEDAALLGAVNCVTQRAGALHGDNTDGAGFLDALRIDEGIEIEGQACVVVGAGGAGRAVARALAQAGARVTIVNRSAPAAERAAVIAGDSARVGGMTDLAEASLVVNATPLGMGLAATPGGRPEPLPFDVTLLAPGQVVFDLVYHPAPTPLMVAATAQGLRSVHGLGMLVYQAAHAFRAWTGEEPPLAAMRLAAGTALGERRPA, encoded by the coding sequence TTGGATGTGGATAGGAGCAGTGGTGTGACGCTCACCGGCCGAACCCGTACCACCGGGGTGATCGGGTCTCCGATCCGCCATTCCCTATCGCCGGTGATGTTCAACGCAGCCTTTGTGGCCTCCGGCATGGACTGGGCCTACCTTGCTTTCGAGGTACCCGAGGGAAGGGCGACCAGCGCCATGGAGGCACTGCGGGCGCTGGGGATCGAGGGGGTGTCGGTGACGATGCCCCATAAGGCGGCCATTCTTCCCGCCCTCGACAGCATGTCGGAGGACGCGGCGTTGCTGGGGGCGGTCAACTGTGTGACCCAGCGCGCTGGCGCACTCCACGGCGACAACACTGACGGTGCTGGATTTCTTGATGCTCTGCGGATCGACGAAGGCATCGAGATCGAGGGGCAAGCTTGTGTGGTGGTGGGAGCCGGGGGAGCCGGGCGCGCCGTGGCCCGCGCCCTGGCCCAGGCGGGGGCTCGGGTGACCATCGTGAACCGATCGGCCCCCGCCGCCGAGCGCGCCGCCGTCATCGCCGGTGACTCTGCTCGCGTGGGGGGCATGACCGATCTGGCCGAGGCGAGCCTGGTGGTGAACGCCACCCCGCTTGGAATGGGGCTCGCGGCCACCCCGGGGGGTCGGCCGGAGCCGCTCCCGTTCGATGTCACCCTGCTCGCCCCCGGTCAGGTGGTGTTCGATCTCGTGTACCACCCGGCCCCGACTCCCCTCATGGTGGCGGCCACCGCCCAGGGCCTGCGCAGTGTGCATGGCCTTGGCATGCTGGTGTACCAGGCGGCGCACGCCTTCCGGGCTTGGACCGGGGAGGAACCGCCGTTGGCGGCCATGCGGCTGGCGGCGGGAACGGCGCTGGGCGAGCGCCGGCCTGCCTAG
- a CDS encoding DUF4388 domain-containing protein, with product MALACWCTRRRTPSGLGPGRNRRWRPCGWRRERRWASAGLPRGKLGLSSRGILPITRKTFIDTGDIVALQGTLDTFALPDVLALLATAKKTGCLRLSGERGSGSVWVSDGTVSALEVPHAPQSSEPVAALFELLRFDHGEFSFEPEVAHGGPSLGQDVMTLLQAAEALLGEWREIQTVVPSMDVWVRLAKVLPGEEIMITQPRWDAIVAVASGATMHAVADTLELSEVAASRNIKELVELGILAVDPVAPVLVTPDAPEMVPALTLVTDPVPAPTLTADPVPAPTVPVAVQAPKAVARPARTVAPVLPESERFVPLEFPSLAPAQSYDPVEDELLDPAATFPGLRDSQGDSADPDDITRQLAQLSPQAAEAVRLATSDEAEADDVESEASEVSPGRGMLVKFLSSVKS from the coding sequence ATGGCCTTGGCATGCTGGTGTACCAGGCGGCGCACGCCTTCCGGGCTTGGACCGGGGAGGAACCGCCGTTGGCGGCCATGCGGCTGGCGGCGGGAACGGCGCTGGGCGAGCGCCGGCCTGCCTAGAGGAAAGTTGGGCTTGAGTTCCCGGGGAATCCTGCCGATAACTAGGAAAACATTCATCGACACAGGAGACATTGTGGCTCTTCAGGGGACGCTGGACACATTCGCTCTTCCCGACGTACTGGCTCTTCTCGCTACGGCGAAGAAGACCGGCTGCCTCCGCCTCAGTGGGGAGCGCGGTAGCGGAAGTGTGTGGGTGAGCGACGGCACCGTGTCGGCCCTGGAGGTACCCCACGCCCCCCAGTCCAGCGAACCGGTGGCTGCGCTGTTCGAATTGCTTCGTTTTGACCACGGCGAGTTCAGTTTCGAACCGGAGGTTGCGCACGGCGGCCCCAGCCTCGGTCAGGACGTGATGACGCTCCTGCAAGCCGCGGAGGCACTCCTGGGCGAATGGCGGGAGATCCAGACTGTGGTGCCCTCGATGGATGTTTGGGTTCGGCTCGCCAAGGTGCTCCCGGGCGAGGAGATCATGATCACTCAACCCCGGTGGGATGCCATCGTGGCGGTGGCCAGTGGCGCCACGATGCACGCGGTGGCCGACACACTCGAGCTCAGTGAAGTGGCGGCTTCTCGAAACATCAAGGAACTCGTGGAGTTGGGGATCCTGGCGGTGGATCCAGTCGCCCCCGTTCTGGTCACCCCGGACGCCCCCGAGATGGTTCCGGCACTGACGTTGGTTACCGATCCGGTCCCGGCACCGACGCTGACTGCCGATCCGGTCCCGGCGCCGACGGTGCCGGTGGCGGTGCAGGCTCCCAAAGCCGTCGCTCGTCCCGCCCGGACGGTGGCCCCGGTCCTGCCCGAATCGGAGCGCTTCGTGCCCCTGGAGTTCCCCAGCCTCGCCCCCGCTCAGTCCTATGACCCCGTGGAAGATGAGTTACTAGATCCGGCCGCGACCTTTCCCGGGTTGCGTGACAGTCAGGGGGATAGCGCCGACCCCGACGACATCACGCGTCAACTCGCCCAACTCTCCCCCCAGGCAGCCGAAGCGGTTCGCCTGGCGACCTCGGACGAGGCGGAAGCCGACGACGTGGAGTCCGAAGCCAGCGAGGTGTCGCCTGGCCGCGGCATGTTGGTGAAGTTCCTCTCGTCGGTGAAGAGCTAA